A section of the Pseudomonas fluorescens genome encodes:
- the ltaE gene encoding low-specificity L-threonine aldolase codes for MSVIDLRSDTVTQPTPGMRDAMASAPSGDDVYGEDPSVNHLEAELAKRLGFAAALFVPTGTMSNLLALMAHCERGEEYIVGQQAHTYKYEGGGAAVLGSIQPQPLEVQADGSLDLSQVAEAIKPDDFHFARTRLLALENTMQGKVLPMNYLAAARTFTREHGLALHLDGARLYNAAVKLGVDAREIAQHFDSVSVCLSKGLGAPVGSVLCGSSALIAKARRLRKMVGGGMRQAGSLAAAGLYALDHQVERLAQDHANAQWLGDELRKAGYSVEPVQTNMVYVQIGEQAQALKAFAEARGIKLSAAPRLRMVTHLDVSRVQIEQVLATFVEFSRK; via the coding sequence ATGTCCGTGATTGATCTTCGTAGTGACACCGTGACCCAACCCACTCCTGGCATGCGCGATGCCATGGCCAGTGCGCCAAGCGGCGATGATGTCTATGGTGAAGACCCCAGCGTCAACCACCTGGAGGCCGAATTGGCCAAGCGCCTGGGCTTTGCCGCCGCGCTGTTCGTGCCTACTGGCACCATGAGCAACCTGCTGGCGCTGATGGCCCACTGCGAGCGGGGCGAGGAATACATCGTCGGCCAGCAGGCCCACACCTACAAATACGAAGGCGGCGGCGCGGCGGTGCTGGGCTCGATCCAGCCGCAGCCCCTGGAAGTCCAGGCGGATGGCTCATTGGACCTGAGCCAGGTTGCAGAAGCGATCAAGCCGGACGACTTCCACTTCGCCCGTACCCGCCTTCTGGCCCTGGAAAACACCATGCAGGGCAAAGTGCTGCCCATGAACTACCTGGCGGCCGCCCGCACGTTTACCCGCGAGCATGGGCTGGCCCTGCACCTGGACGGCGCGCGCCTGTACAACGCTGCGGTCAAGCTGGGGGTCGATGCCCGGGAGATTGCCCAGCATTTCGACTCGGTCTCGGTATGCCTGTCCAAGGGCCTGGGTGCGCCGGTGGGCTCGGTGCTATGTGGCTCCAGTGCGTTGATCGCCAAGGCGCGCCGTTTGCGCAAGATGGTCGGCGGTGGCATGCGCCAGGCCGGTTCGCTGGCGGCGGCGGGGCTGTATGCCCTGGACCATCAGGTGGAGCGCCTGGCGCAAGACCACGCCAATGCCCAGTGGCTGGGGGACGAACTGCGCAAGGCCGGCTACAGCGTGGAGCCGGTACAGACCAATATGGTCTACGTGCAGATCGGCGAGCAGGCCCAGGCCCTGAAGGCCTTTGCCGAGGCGCGAGGGATCAAGTTGAGCGCCGCGCCGCGCCTGCGCATGGTCACGCACCTGGACGTCAGCCGGGTACAGATCGAACAAGTGTTGGCAACATTTGTCGAGTTTTCCCGGAAATGA